One window of the Devosia sp. 2618 genome contains the following:
- the glgB gene encoding 1,4-alpha-glucan branching protein GlgB, whose translation MTKENWQADSAEVEAIVAGRHPNPFAFLGLQQVNGDWVLRAFIPHADMIEAFTLDGVDLGHMIPRHAGGFFEAKVSLDKRQPIRYHAKNAGGEWDVYDPYSFGPVLGPMDDYYMGEGSHLRLFDKLGAHEMEFEGIHGTHFAVWAPNAQRVSVVGPFNEWDGRRNPMRNRFENGIWEVFIPVLGTGTLYKYEIVGRDGVIQPLKADPFARQSELRPRTASIVPDPTEFTWTDAKYIEERATKDWRRTPMSIYEVHLGSWRRRPDGGFLTYDQLAEQLVPYAADMGYTHIELLPITEHPFDPSWGYQPTGMYSPTARHGDPASFARFVDAAHEAGLGIILDWVPAHFPTDAHGLANFDGTALYEHADPRQGYHPDWNTAIYNFGRKEVVGFLVNNALYWLEKFHIDGLRVDAVASMLYLDYSRQHGEWVPNKFGGNQNLEAVEFLKRVNSEAYRLHPGTFMIAEESTSWPGVSAPVHTGGLGFGFKWNMGFMNDTLRYMSREAVHRKYHHNDMTFGTVYAFSENFVLPLSHDEVVHGKGSLLEKMPGDDWQKFANLRAYLAFMWGHPGKKLLFMGQEFAQREEWAESKSLDWYLLDAGMHEGMRRLVADLNLAYRQLPALHERDCEPDGFEWVIGNDHANSVFAWLRKAPGSDPILVVSNFTPVPRSGYKIPMPIAGKWVERINTDAGWYSGSNTGNQGAVVAHAVEGQHWAAEAELYLPPLSTLFLKYEPE comes from the coding sequence GTGACCAAGGAAAACTGGCAAGCAGACTCAGCGGAGGTAGAGGCGATCGTTGCTGGTCGTCACCCCAATCCGTTCGCGTTTCTGGGCTTGCAGCAGGTCAATGGCGATTGGGTGTTGCGGGCATTTATCCCGCACGCCGATATGATTGAGGCGTTCACACTGGACGGCGTCGATCTGGGACACATGATCCCGCGCCATGCCGGGGGCTTTTTTGAAGCCAAGGTGTCGCTCGATAAGCGGCAGCCCATTCGCTATCACGCCAAAAATGCTGGCGGGGAATGGGACGTCTATGACCCCTATTCCTTCGGGCCGGTGCTGGGGCCGATGGACGATTATTATATGGGCGAAGGCAGCCATTTGCGGCTGTTCGATAAGCTCGGCGCCCATGAAATGGAATTTGAAGGCATCCACGGCACCCATTTTGCGGTGTGGGCACCCAATGCGCAGCGCGTGAGCGTGGTGGGGCCGTTCAACGAGTGGGACGGTCGACGCAATCCGATGCGCAACCGGTTCGAGAACGGCATCTGGGAAGTCTTCATTCCGGTGCTCGGCACGGGCACGCTCTACAAATACGAGATCGTTGGCCGCGATGGCGTAATCCAGCCGCTCAAGGCTGATCCGTTTGCACGCCAATCAGAACTGCGGCCGCGCACGGCGTCGATTGTGCCCGATCCCACCGAGTTCACCTGGACTGATGCCAAGTATATCGAGGAACGCGCTACCAAGGATTGGCGGCGTACGCCGATGTCGATCTATGAGGTGCATCTGGGCAGCTGGCGGCGTCGGCCGGATGGCGGTTTCCTGACTTATGATCAGTTGGCCGAGCAGTTGGTGCCCTATGCGGCGGACATGGGGTACACCCATATCGAGCTACTGCCGATCACCGAGCATCCGTTTGACCCGAGCTGGGGCTATCAGCCGACCGGCATGTATTCGCCGACAGCGCGGCATGGCGATCCAGCGTCGTTTGCACGGTTTGTCGATGCGGCGCATGAGGCAGGGCTGGGCATCATTCTCGACTGGGTGCCGGCGCACTTCCCGACGGACGCGCATGGCCTCGCCAATTTCGACGGCACGGCGCTTTATGAGCATGCCGATCCACGGCAGGGCTATCACCCTGACTGGAACACGGCGATCTACAATTTCGGCCGCAAGGAAGTGGTCGGGTTCCTCGTCAACAACGCGCTCTATTGGCTGGAAAAGTTCCATATCGATGGACTGCGCGTCGATGCTGTCGCTTCCATGCTTTACCTCGATTATTCGCGGCAGCACGGCGAGTGGGTGCCCAACAAGTTTGGCGGCAACCAGAACCTTGAAGCTGTCGAGTTCCTCAAGCGCGTGAATTCGGAAGCGTATCGTCTGCATCCCGGCACGTTCATGATCGCCGAAGAATCCACGTCCTGGCCCGGCGTCAGTGCGCCGGTGCATACGGGCGGGCTGGGCTTCGGGTTCAAGTGGAACATGGGGTTCATGAACGACACGCTGCGCTACATGAGCCGCGAGGCCGTGCATCGCAAGTATCACCACAACGACATGACGTTCGGCACCGTCTATGCGTTTTCCGAGAACTTCGTGCTGCCGCTGAGCCACGACGAAGTGGTGCATGGCAAGGGCTCGCTGCTCGAGAAAATGCCGGGCGACGACTGGCAGAAATTTGCCAATCTGCGAGCGTATCTCGCGTTCATGTGGGGGCATCCGGGCAAGAAGCTGTTGTTCATGGGCCAGGAGTTTGCGCAGCGCGAGGAATGGGCCGAGAGCAAGTCGCTCGACTGGTATCTGCTCGATGCGGGCATGCATGAGGGCATGCGCCGGCTCGTGGCCGATCTCAATCTGGCCTATCGCCAACTGCCCGCCTTGCACGAACGCGATTGCGAACCGGACGGGTTTGAGTGGGTGATCGGCAATGATCACGCCAATTCGGTTTTTGCCTGGCTGCGCAAGGCGCCGGGGAGCGATCCGATCCTGGTCGTTTCCAATTTCACGCCGGTGCCACGCAGCGGCTACAAAATTCCCATGCCGATTGCCGGCAAGTGGGTGGAGCGCATCAACACCGATGCGGGTTGGTACTCCGGTTCCAACACAGGCAACCAGGGCGCCGTGGTGGCTCATGCTGTTGAGGGGCAGCATTGGGCAGCGGAGGCAGAGCTTTATCTGCCGCCGTTATCGACGCTGTTTTTGAAATACGAGCCGGAGTGA
- the glgC gene encoding glucose-1-phosphate adenylyltransferase has translation MADYRVPSPLAREAMAYVLAGGRGTRLMELTDRRAKPAVYFGGKSRIIDFALSNAINSGIRRISVATQYQAHSLIRHLSRGWNFLRPERNESFDVLPASQRVAEDMWYAGTADAVYQNMDIIEDYGARYIVILAGDHIYKMDYEIMLRQHVDTGADVTIGCLEVPRQEASAFGVMHVDGRDRVVDFIEKPKDPPGMPDKPDMALASMGIYVFETRFLMEQLRRDAATEGSSRDFGKDIIPYIVKNGTAWAHRFTRSCVRSSKEDVSYWRDVGTIDAYWKASIDLTDIQPQLDLYDRDWPIWTYAEITPPAKFVHDFDGRRGSAVNSLVSGDCIVSGGHLQRTLLSTGSRVHSYSVLDEAVVLPYCDIGRNARLKKVVIDRGVNIPEGLVVGEDPEFDAKWFRRTDDGVTLITQAMINKYLAGR, from the coding sequence ATGGCAGACTACAGAGTACCATCGCCGCTGGCCCGCGAGGCCATGGCCTATGTGCTGGCAGGCGGACGTGGCACGCGCCTCATGGAGTTGACCGACCGACGCGCCAAGCCGGCCGTCTATTTCGGCGGCAAGTCCCGCATCATCGACTTCGCCTTGTCTAACGCGATCAATTCGGGCATTCGCCGTATTTCGGTGGCGACCCAGTATCAGGCGCACAGCCTGATCCGCCATCTGTCGCGCGGCTGGAATTTCCTCCGCCCGGAACGTAACGAAAGCTTTGACGTGCTGCCCGCCAGCCAGCGTGTGGCCGAGGACATGTGGTATGCCGGCACGGCAGACGCCGTGTACCAGAACATGGATATCATCGAAGATTACGGCGCGCGCTATATCGTCATTCTGGCGGGCGACCACATCTACAAGATGGACTACGAAATCATGCTGCGCCAGCATGTGGACACCGGGGCCGATGTGACCATCGGGTGCCTCGAAGTGCCACGTCAGGAGGCCTCGGCCTTTGGCGTGATGCATGTCGACGGGCGCGACCGCGTGGTTGATTTCATCGAAAAGCCAAAAGATCCGCCGGGCATGCCAGACAAGCCGGACATGGCTCTGGCATCGATGGGCATCTATGTGTTCGAGACGCGCTTCCTGATGGAACAGCTGCGCCGCGACGCCGCGACCGAAGGCTCCAGCCGCGACTTCGGCAAGGACATCATCCCCTATATCGTCAAGAACGGTACGGCCTGGGCGCATCGCTTCACACGCTCCTGCGTGCGCTCGAGCAAGGAAGATGTCAGCTACTGGCGCGACGTCGGCACTATCGATGCTTATTGGAAGGCGTCGATCGATCTGACCGACATCCAGCCACAGCTCGATCTTTATGATCGCGACTGGCCGATCTGGACCTATGCCGAGATCACGCCACCAGCCAAGTTCGTGCATGATTTTGACGGTCGCCGTGGTTCGGCGGTGAACTCGCTGGTGTCGGGCGACTGCATCGTTTCGGGCGGTCATCTGCAGCGAACGCTGTTGTCCACCGGCTCGCGTGTTCACTCCTATTCCGTACTCGACGAGGCGGTCGTGCTGCCTTATTGCGACATCGGGCGGAATGCGCGCCTCAAAAAGGTGGTGATCGACCGCGGGGTGAACATCCCCGAAGGGTTGGTGGTTGGCGAGGACCCAGAGTTCGATGCCAAGTGGTTCCGCCGCACAGATGACGGCGTGACGCTCATCACCCAGGCTATGATCAACAAATATCTGGCAGGCAGATGA
- the glgA gene encoding glycogen synthase GlgA yields the protein MEVLSVASEVYPLIKTGGLADVAGALPAALGPHGVTMRTLVPGYPSVMSKLSSGRVVKELDDLFGTPAKLIAARIDGLDVIVIEAPALYDRPGSPYVSPDGWDWPDNWKRFAALSWVAAELAMGMVEGYNPQVVHCHDWQSGLAPAYLKFGPTDHVKTIMTIHNIAFKGFFGPEIFGQLRLPPHAFGVGGVEFYGGISYLKAGMECADYVTTVSPNYADEIRTPEFGMGLEGLLNGRADTVVGILNGIDTDAWDPSKDQALAQTYSANTIHMRQVNKQAVVDKFGLDGADGPLFCVISRLTDQKGMDLLLQAVDGLVDLGGRLVVLGSGDAYLEDSFRHQGARHPGKVSIINGYNEGLSHLMQGGCDAIVIPSRFEPCGLTQLYGLRYGCVPVVSRIGGLADTVIDANPAAISAEVATGVVFDPGSSHALYEALRRTVRLYHDDKLWKKIQRRGMKSDVSWETSAARYADLYASITGLKTNDYPDN from the coding sequence ATCGAAGTTCTCTCGGTTGCATCCGAGGTTTATCCGCTAATCAAAACTGGGGGGCTCGCCGATGTGGCGGGCGCCCTTCCGGCCGCTTTGGGGCCACATGGCGTGACCATGCGCACGCTGGTGCCGGGCTATCCGTCCGTAATGAGCAAGCTCAGTAGTGGCCGCGTGGTCAAGGAACTGGACGACCTGTTCGGTACGCCCGCCAAGCTGATCGCGGCCCGGATCGATGGCCTCGACGTTATCGTCATTGAAGCGCCCGCGCTTTATGACCGTCCGGGTAGCCCCTATGTGAGCCCCGATGGCTGGGACTGGCCCGATAACTGGAAGCGCTTTGCTGCGCTGAGTTGGGTCGCGGCCGAGCTCGCCATGGGCATGGTCGAGGGGTACAACCCGCAGGTGGTGCATTGCCATGACTGGCAGTCGGGCCTCGCGCCGGCCTATCTCAAATTTGGACCGACCGACCACGTCAAGACGATCATGACGATCCACAATATTGCTTTCAAGGGCTTTTTCGGGCCGGAAATTTTCGGCCAGTTACGGCTGCCGCCGCATGCCTTTGGCGTCGGTGGCGTCGAGTTTTATGGCGGCATTTCCTACCTCAAGGCAGGCATGGAATGTGCTGACTATGTAACGACCGTCAGCCCCAACTATGCCGATGAAATCCGCACGCCGGAGTTCGGCATGGGCCTTGAAGGTCTGCTGAACGGGCGCGCCGATACGGTAGTGGGCATACTCAACGGCATCGACACCGACGCCTGGGATCCGAGCAAGGATCAGGCGCTGGCGCAGACCTATTCGGCCAACACAATCCATATGCGGCAGGTGAACAAGCAGGCGGTCGTCGACAAATTCGGGCTCGATGGCGCCGATGGTCCGCTGTTCTGCGTCATCAGCCGACTGACCGACCAGAAGGGCATGGACCTGTTGCTGCAGGCCGTCGACGGTCTGGTTGATCTGGGCGGACGCCTTGTCGTGCTGGGGTCTGGCGACGCCTATCTTGAAGATAGCTTCCGCCACCAGGGCGCGCGACATCCGGGCAAGGTCAGTATCATCAATGGCTATAATGAGGGGCTGTCGCACCTCATGCAGGGCGGTTGTGACGCGATCGTCATTCCGTCGCGCTTTGAGCCCTGCGGGTTAACCCAGCTTTATGGGCTGCGCTATGGCTGCGTGCCGGTGGTGAGCCGCATTGGCGGGCTGGCTGATACGGTGATCGACGCCAATCCTGCCGCGATCTCGGCTGAGGTGGCGACGGGCGTGGTGTTTGACCCGGGCAGTTCGCATGCGCTGTACGAAGCGCTGCGCCGGACGGTGCGGCTTTATCACGACGACAAGCTTTGGAAGAAAATCCAACGGCGCGGCATGAAATCGGATGTCTCGTGGGAGACCAGCGCCGCGCGCTATGCCGATCTCTATGCCTCCATTACCGGGCTGAAAACCAATGACTATCCAGACAATTAA
- a CDS encoding alpha-D-glucose phosphate-specific phosphoglucomutase, translated as MTIQTIKTTPYADQKPGTSGLRKRVTVYQQPNYVENYIQAIFDSLEGFEGKTLVIGGDGRYYNDVAIQKAIRVASANGFGRVLVGQNGILSTPAASHVIRHYKAFGGLVLSASHNPGGPDGDFGIKYNIGNGGPAPEKITDAVFERSKVIDSYKTVDAPDVALGQIGTQKSGDMVVEVIDPVADYAALMERLFDFPAIKAMFANGFRMTFDAMSAVTGPYAHAILEDTLGAPKGTVINGTPSPSFDNGHPDPNLVYCKDMYDLLMTPDGPDFGAASDGDGDRNLIIGKHRFVTPSDSLALLAANAHLAPGYKDGIAGIARSMPTSAAADRVAEKLGIEMHETPTGWKFFGNLLDAGRVTICGEESAGTGSDHVREKDGLWAILLWLNIIAVRKQGVDEIVREHWATYGRNYYTRHDYEEVDAAIAGKLVDDLRAQLPSLPGKTFGEDLQVAYADDFTYHDPIDGSTSAKQGIRIGFTDGSRIVLRLSGTGTVGATLRLYLESYEAADGRHDLDTQLALEPLIELAEQLAGIKQRTGRGEPSVIT; from the coding sequence ATGACTATCCAGACAATTAAGACCACTCCCTATGCCGACCAGAAGCCGGGCACCTCGGGCCTGCGCAAGCGGGTGACGGTCTATCAGCAGCCCAACTATGTCGAGAACTACATCCAGGCGATCTTTGACAGCCTTGAGGGCTTTGAAGGCAAGACGCTGGTGATCGGCGGGGACGGGCGCTACTACAATGACGTCGCCATCCAGAAGGCGATCCGCGTTGCCTCGGCCAATGGTTTTGGCCGGGTGCTGGTGGGGCAGAACGGCATTTTGTCGACGCCTGCGGCCAGCCATGTCATCCGCCACTACAAGGCGTTTGGTGGGCTCGTGCTGTCGGCGAGCCACAATCCGGGCGGCCCTGACGGCGACTTCGGTATCAAGTACAATATCGGCAATGGCGGACCGGCTCCGGAGAAGATCACCGATGCGGTGTTTGAGCGGAGCAAGGTGATCGACAGCTACAAGACGGTCGATGCGCCGGATGTCGCATTGGGCCAGATCGGCACGCAGAAGTCGGGTGACATGGTGGTCGAGGTGATCGATCCGGTGGCCGATTATGCTGCGCTGATGGAGAGGCTGTTCGACTTTCCGGCGATCAAGGCCATGTTTGCCAACGGCTTCCGCATGACCTTCGACGCCATGTCGGCGGTGACCGGGCCCTATGCCCATGCAATTCTTGAGGACACATTGGGCGCGCCCAAGGGCACGGTGATCAACGGCACGCCGTCGCCATCGTTCGATAACGGGCATCCCGATCCGAACCTGGTCTATTGCAAGGACATGTATGACCTGCTGATGACCCCGGACGGGCCGGACTTCGGTGCGGCGTCGGATGGTGACGGTGATCGTAACCTGATCATCGGCAAGCACCGGTTTGTGACGCCATCGGATTCGCTGGCGCTTTTGGCGGCCAATGCGCATCTGGCGCCCGGCTATAAGGACGGCATTGCGGGCATTGCGCGCTCGATGCCCACCAGCGCGGCGGCGGACCGGGTGGCTGAAAAGCTCGGCATTGAAATGCATGAAACGCCAACGGGCTGGAAGTTCTTCGGCAATCTGCTCGACGCCGGTCGCGTGACGATCTGCGGCGAAGAGAGCGCCGGTACGGGCTCCGACCACGTGCGCGAAAAGGACGGTTTGTGGGCTATTCTGCTGTGGCTCAACATTATTGCGGTGCGCAAGCAGGGCGTCGACGAAATCGTGCGCGAGCATTGGGCCACCTATGGGCGCAACTACTATACGCGGCACGACTATGAAGAGGTCGATGCGGCCATCGCCGGAAAGCTGGTGGATGACCTGCGCGCGCAGCTGCCATCGCTGCCCGGCAAGACCTTCGGCGAGGACCTGCAGGTCGCCTATGCCGATGACTTTACCTACCACGATCCCATCGATGGCTCGACCAGCGCCAAGCAGGGGATTCGCATTGGGTTTACCGATGGATCGAGAATAGTGTTACGACTGTCGGGAACCGGCACAGTCGGCGCCACGTTGCGGCTCTACCTGGAGAGCTATGAGGCAGCCGATGGACGACACGATCTCGACACCCAACTTGCTCTCGAGCCCCTCATCG